From one Nothobranchius furzeri strain GRZ-AD chromosome 2, NfurGRZ-RIMD1, whole genome shotgun sequence genomic stretch:
- the LOC129154104 gene encoding uncharacterized protein: protein MAPKVAFSRRKVLALAVLLPILQRRRRCRFWVHPLNQRRRQQGDFHHLVEELRLDSQRHHQYFRMSAAQLDNILSIIGPELTRQSTNYRAPIEPKQRLAVAVRYLASGVSMTSLAFSYRLGLTTVSNSVHVVCAAAVKLMMPRFMPIPSEETWKEVAKGFWDKWNFPNCLGAIDGKRHDTGSTTVWKSILQLQEDLLNSASCSG from the exons atggctccaaaag TGGCTTTCAGTAGACGGAAAGTGCTTGCGCTTGCTGTCCTGCTTCCAATattgcagagaagacgaaggtgtaggTTCTGGGTTCATCCCCTCAACCAGCGGAGGAGACAGCAGGGTGATTTCCATCATCTCGTCGAGGAGCTGAGGCTGGACAGCCAACGCCATCATCAGTACTTCAGAATGAGTGCAGCACAACTTGACAACATTCTGTCCATCATTGGCCCTGAACTGACAAGGCAATCAACGAACTACAGAGCTCCTATAGAGCCCAAACAGAGGTTGGCTGTTGCAGTGAG GtatttggcatcaggggtctcgATGACAAGTCTAGCATTTAGCTACAGACTTGGCCTAACCACTGTGTCAAACTCTGTCCACGTGGTGTGTGCCGCGGCTGTGAAGCTAATGATGCCAAGATTCATGCCCATCCCATCGGAGGAAACCTGGAAGGAGGTGGCAAAAGGCTTTTGGGACAAGTGGAATTTTCCAAACTGCCTAGGAGCTATCGATGGGAAACGTCATGATACAGGCTCCACCACTGTCTGGAAGTCAATACTTCAACTACAAGAAGACCTTCTCAATAGTGCTTCTTGCAGTGGTTGA